From a single Schistosoma mansoni strain Puerto Rico chromosome 4, complete genome genomic region:
- a CDS encoding putative translocon-associated protein, delta subunit has protein sequence MNWALVSFLSVFVKLALSCDEFDVRPVTYSSSEAVLSTETVILIEGEAKCKGKGSSSLYAELNGVLQPVARHIETDHFQVSFVFNHKDVPKGEYVVRFYNEKGVTAYLRSLKGGFVSDVPPVFTVTVRHKGVSFKPVVYSETVALLTIMLIAFGAIITKNKF, from the exons ATGAACTGGGCCTTGGTTAGTTTCCTGAGCGTGTTTGTAAAGCTTG CCCTTTCTTGTGACGAGTTTGACGTTAGGCCGGTTACCTATTCTTCAAGCGAAGCAGTTCTTTCCACTGAAACCGTAATTTTGATCGAAGGTGAAGCCAAGTGTAAAGGAAAGGGA TCATCAAGTCTGTACGCTGAGTTAAATGGAGTTCTTCAACCAGTTGCTCGTCATATTGAAACTGACCATTTTCAA GTATCGTTCGTCTTCAATCACAAAGATGTGCCTAAGGGAGAATATGTTGTCCGGTTTTATAATGAAAAAGGTGTAACGGCCTACCTGAGATCTTTGAAAGGTGGTTTTGTATCTGACGTACCTCCTGTCTTCACAGTCACCGTCCGACATAAA GGAGTCTCATTCAAGCCTGTTGTTTATTCCGAAACAGTGGCACTATTAACGATTATGTTAATAGCATTTGGAGCTATAATTACGAAAAACAAGTTTTAG
- a CDS encoding putative translocon-associated protein, delta subunit, protein MNWALVSFLSVFVKLALSCDEFDVRPVTYSSSEAVLSTETVILIEGEAKCKGKGSSSLYAELNGVLQPVARHIETDHFQVSFVFNHKDVPKGEYVVRFYNEKGVTAYLRSLKGGFVSDVPPVFTVTVRHKV, encoded by the exons ATGAACTGGGCCTTGGTTAGTTTCCTGAGCGTGTTTGTAAAGCTTG CCCTTTCTTGTGACGAGTTTGACGTTAGGCCGGTTACCTATTCTTCAAGCGAAGCAGTTCTTTCCACTGAAACCGTAATTTTGATCGAAGGTGAAGCCAAGTGTAAAGGAAAGGGA TCATCAAGTCTGTACGCTGAGTTAAATGGAGTTCTTCAACCAGTTGCTCGTCATATTGAAACTGACCATTTTCAA GTATCGTTCGTCTTCAATCACAAAGATGTGCCTAAGGGAGAATATGTTGTCCGGTTTTATAATGAAAAAGGTGTAACGGCCTACCTGAGATCTTTGAAAGGTGGTTTTGTATCTGACGTACCTCCTGTCTTCACAGTCACCGTCCGACATAAAGTATAA